In Oryza brachyantha chromosome 1, ObraRS2, whole genome shotgun sequence, the following are encoded in one genomic region:
- the LOC107305006 gene encoding uncharacterized protein LOC107305006, which translates to MKSGAKNVDSSGSHGPINNSKAEQIMADYSAITALETQEDLGGNELDPKALYTIYNGLPHGRLPIGNGAVSKAAVIAAGKERIPRPSTSSSNQNLRKQNLQLMHENAQLQRRLQSNSRMFKFIFDKMGVEPSSEEDLMPPINEDLMSQCIISCELTLLMRGPITKLKLIEPVAPT; encoded by the exons ATGAAATCAGGTGCTAAAAATGTGGATAGTTCTGGAAGTCATGGACCAATTAACAACTCAAAGGCAGAACAAATTATG GCTGATTATAGTGCAATTACTGCCTTAGAAACTCAAGAAGATTTAGGTGGGAATGAATTAGATCCAAAGGCACTTTACACCATTTACAATGGCCTGCCACATGGACGCCTTCCCATTGGTAATGGCGCCGTGTCCAAGGCTGCTGTCATTGCAGCTGGCAAAGAGAGAATACCTAGGCCATCTACCTCATCATCTAATCAAAATTTGCGAAAGCAAAATTTACAGCtaatgcatgaaaatgcacAACTTCAACGCCGACTACAATCTAATTCACGGATGTTCAAG tttatttttgataagATGGGAGTGGAACCATCATCTGAGGAAGATCTAATGCCACCTATTAATGAAGATCTAATGTCCCAATGCATCATCAGTTG CGAACTGACTCTTCTCATGCGGGGTCCAATCACGAAGCTCAAATTGATAGAACCAGTGGCACCAACATGA